Within the Pseudorasbora parva isolate DD20220531a chromosome 15, ASM2467924v1, whole genome shotgun sequence genome, the region CAATTATCACTGGACCTTGGTGTTTGGAGAAATATGGGAGGTAATTTgtgggggaatttttactttaaaaattacagacatggccgaagCCACCTTATGTACTTTTACTCAATTAATTAAGGACAATCCTACACATAGTTATCTACTACGGCAGCGCAGGAAATTTGCCTTGCCCAGGAGTAAAACCAAAAGACATTAACTTTCATTTATCCCACATGCTCTTAAATTGCTTTACAAATAACTTCTAGGTGTCTGATTGTATGAAGTCTATTTCTGCTAGATTTTGCTCTGTATTTGGGCTGTATTACCTCACAGAATTAGATAATATTATGATGTCAGAATTATTAGATTGTACTTACTCTTTAGATTGTTTTAAACCAGGTATATAATGCTAGTTAATATTTCAGCATGTCTACAAGCAAAGTGGAGAGAacaggcttgtttgagatgcgtcTTGCatcgcctgaaataaaggcgagcctaggcggctgcagtgaggggaggagtgaaaaaagtgcaggcaagccggacagttctctcttctcgtagtggatcagacacctgtgagatcagttgcggatatcgcgggattcacactcgtgagctctgttgctgataaactggatgtaatgtcagttctgttgcttttatatgaaaataaatattatgaacaagacacccaaagtttttgttatttatttcctttcGAAAGGCCTGCttatcaagcatttttattttaattacatacatgtttttatatatttttattaatatgacaacaatcacataatttattcacataaaaacatgatatcagagttttaaaatcaaatatttaaaaaaaaagaactatacatcacggttgtttaaaccaataagcattagctgtgtcgtcagcaagtcgtttcccatcatgcttttgttcagcgcagtcggtggagagcaactgcgctcgactgcagaatccgacacatccgccttgccatcgcgagagatttttgacatacgtcagcatgacatcagagcacGGTGGGCCGCCCttggacacatttctaaccggcatgcatctcggGCTGATCCCCGGTGACcggttctgcgcagattttgctaatctcaaacaagcctaaagctgggcatacactgtgcgatttctatgggttttcagcaaggttacctaCTCACACTGTACGAGTAGATGCGATGTAAAGCCAAAGCTCACGATTGATGTGCTCTCACTGTCGGTCTGACCGTCGAGCGCATCTTGACTGCTCAcactgtacgggtgaaaaatgcgCAATAAACCCCCGTGGAGACGATAGACCATGGTGTATTATAGAGAGGTAAATGCATCAGCTATTGATATCAAGAGGATTTagaatttatgtataaaattattattattattagagtaagcctacttttattattaaattgatattacattaatttgccccctccccccaacaataatgcataatcaacacactgcataataaaataatagatagattactcctcactatttaaaaacatttagcccgattaaacaaggaattataggtctaattatatgattataatgtcagaacactgcaataataatgtccgtctcaatgaaaagtaagagcagatttatccaaaaacaacttgtttaacacaaaatgggcctacttctcttctatttttttttacaatatggaccaaaatagaaatattaagaaaataaataagaaagaaaataaggcAATAGGCTACGTTATCAGTTTGTTGAATTACATTTATCTCTCGTTGTCTGAGAATATGCGCCGAAAGCTTGTCAGATTTTACTTCCACTTTCTGTAGTGAATAATGGACTGGATTTGAGACTGCGTTTGCGCACTGCGTGATATCCACTGACTCGCCTTCATGAAGAAAAACAACACATTGcaacatgacattgtgtcaagatggacaaggttaaatattaattaatattaaaattaaaattaaaataaaatgtgaaagtaaaacaagtaGGCTAAATTAATGATCAACTAGCTAAATGAATAAGATGCACTGGATATACACAAcacaaactggaggcacaacagtttacttaatttctgCTGTTTGATAGCTGCCTACATAATTAAAGATCTCGCTCTTTTCGTTTTCTTCCTTAATGCTTTTACAAATTAAATGGTTGAACTTCTGCTTTGGCGCAGGCGCAGTGAGGGGAAATAGGGCAATTAGTTCGTGGCTTTGCTTCAACTGTGCGATAACCTCTCGAGGGGCGAGCAGAATTACTGACAcgccagaaattcatccgacCATCCGATTCCCGATCGTGAGAGGTTTATCGCCCCTCGTTTCCCCCTGTACACTGCACGAACACCTCGCGACAGACGACGCACGATAAACCTGAAAATCAGCCCGACCCAAAAAAGAgtcgcacgagtcagaattcagCTCGAAATGGGacgaaaatcgcacagtgtatgcccggcTTAACCAAACATCTACCCAAAGTACTTTGGGCAAGCTTCAGTAGCAAACCTGAGCATGAACCTTTTTACTTGTCTTCAATATGACGAATCTGACCAACTGGGATCAAGAAATATCACATGCATAattttgagaaccaatgagaatcTTCTGGTAGCTTAAGCTCCTATTTGGGCAAGTCTGGAGAATCATGACTGTTAATGAAGAGGGAGGGATTATCGTTAATTAGCCAAAATCTGTAGAATACAAAAAGACCAAAGGGGAGCATCTCAACAGTGTGACTAGCTGTTGAACAATGGCAGGAAGTTGGTGTGCAGTGCAGTCTCTGGCactttgtgtgtggttttgtgctTTCTGTCATGCTGTTCCACAGTGGAGTAATCTGCCCCAGAATCCTCAAGCTCTGATGTTACAGCAAACTGACCAGCGGCTTCAGAAGCAAGTTGGTCAACAgcctcctcagtgggttcaacagcaagctaatcagcaggttcagaaacaagctagtcagcctcctcagtgggttcaacagcaagctagtcagcaggttcagaaacaagctagtcagtctcctcagtgggttcaacagcaagctagtcagcaggttcagaaacaagctagtcagtctcctcagtgggttcaacagcaggTTCAGTCTAAGCAGCcagtggcgcaggcagagccCCTTGACAAATGTGCTGTAGCTGATTATGAGCAGATCCAATGTGGCCCAGCTGGTACCAGTGGTGCTGAGTGTGAAGCGCTCAACTGCTGCTTTAATGGACAGCAGTGCTACTATGGGAAGGCAGGTAAGAGTGTTGAGTCAATGTAAAGGGGCTCCTGTTAAACTTCTCTTCAGCAATAACCTGCTCTCTTACCCTGTTCCAGTGACTGTCCAGTGTATAAGAGATGGTCAGTTTGTGGTAGTGGTGGCTAGAGATGTTACTCTGCCTCGActgagcctggattcagtcCGTCTCCTGGGTGGAAACGACCCAccttgcagtcctgtgggatccaCACCTTCCTTTGCTATATACCAGTTCCCTGTCACTGCATGTGGCACAAGCATGATGGTGAGTAGCTGCTTGTGCTTCTGTTCTGCTTAGAATGGACTGGATGCCAACAGTTAATATTTGCAGGAGGAGGGtggatatgtggtgtatgaaaacaggatgacctcctcgtatgaagtgggtgtcggaccacttggttccatcacaagggacagccattttgagTAGGTGACTTATGCTCTAGCATTTGTCAAAGATTAACATTCATGCTACATGCTCCCTGTTTGTTGTCCAGGCTTCTCTTCCAGTGTAGGTACTCTGGTACTTCTGTGGAAGCTCTGGTTGTGGAGGTCAACACTGTTCCTGCACCTCCACCAGTAGCTGCTTCTGGACCCCTCAGGGTGGAGCTTAGACTGGCAAATGGTCAATGTGTCACCAAAGGCTGTGCAGAAGGCGAGTATCTGTCCAAGTATGGAGGATTTTCTACAACTCCAGGTTGCAGCAGTTTCTGATTAAATGCTGTGTTCTTCCTCAGGGGACGAGGCGTACACCTCTTACTACAGTGACGCTGATTATCCGGTCACAAAAGTCCTGCGGGAGCCGGTGTTTGTTGAGGTGCGTGTGTTGGAGAGGACTGACCCCAACATTGTCCTGATGCTGGGACGTTGCTGGGCGACATCAACCCCCAGTCCACTCAGTCTACCCCAGTGGGACCTTCTGGTCGATGGGTGAGTAAGGCTGGTCTTCATCCAGCTAGTGTGCTGTAAGGCCTTTCTGACTGCCCCTTTGCCTTCCAGATGCCCTTACCGGGATGACCGTTACCTGACCACACTGGTTCCGGTGGCTGGATCTTCTGGTCTTCAGTTCCCAACCCACTACAAGCGCTTTGTTGTGAAGATGTTCACATTTGTGGATCCAGCATCACTGGCTCCTCTGCAGGAAACCGTATGCTCCACAGCCTTGCCTGAACCCTTAATATTAGTCTTTTTATAGTGGTTTCTGTGGCTTGACCCTTTTCCCCCTCTGTTAGATCTTCATCCACTGTAGTACAGCGGTGTGCCATCCCTCTTCTGGCTCCTGTGAGCAAAACTGTGCTAGGAAAAGTGAGTGCTTGCTGTAAACTGACTTCAGGAACAATGAAAATTTGGTTTTTAAATGCCCCTCATGATTCTGCCACTTTTTCAGGAAGAGATGCTGATGTCAAGACAATCTCTAGGGGACAAACTGTGGTGTCTAGTGGAGAAGTTACCCTGGTCATGTGACTTTAGTAGTCTTATTAAACTTTTTGAAACTCAGCAGCAGTGTCTCCTTGGTATTGATTTCCAACACCTTTGGCTCTTTCATGACTGTTCTCAGTTTGTTATTGGGCCACTACCAACCTAAACCACACTAAGATTATTTGCAATGGATTGACTTAAGTCCTACATACATATGTAGATTTGTCCCCTCTATCATAATCAAGGAGTCTAGGGTCTGTCCATCTAAACCTCCCCTGTCCACTTGTGGATCACTTCAAACTGGTGACAGGGATTATCCTTTAAGGTATCCTCTACCTTGGTATCAAACGCACTTCTGTCAGGACGCCTATTGTCAACTACGGACAATTAGCATATAGTTTAGCTTGGTGGTTCGGTTCTTGGCAAGATTACCTAAATGAATCTATTTCTATGTGAGTAAGCCGAAACAGCATGCTGGTAATACCTGCCCAACATAGCATTTTCCATTAATGATATGTTGGGCAGGTATCTGGAATAAAGAAAGTGAAGCTTGAGTTATCAATGCATAAGTTGCTGCTTGATTATGGTTGTTTAACACTAGTTCCAGTTCTTGAGTGGTGATTGTTACCACCACCTGCTGGTGTGGACTGTTATTCCCCTCATGCTGATAAggaatggactgcatttatgtagtgcttttaacagaccctatggccatccaaagcgctttacattttggcTCACatccacccattcatacaccaacgGCGATGTAAGGCGCcttccagctcgtcgggagcagctggggttaggggtcttgctcatggacaccttgacacttggtcaggtggaactggggagtgaaccaccaaccttctggtttgtagacaacctacatgaaccactgagccactgctgccCCAAATGTGTGCATGCCTGTTGTCCATAGTCTTGTGGTAAACCTTCATCCGTGCAAACTATCTTTAATAATCTTTAAAGATCTCTAATGGGGACTGGAATTTACATTGGCAATGAATGGAACGAAGACCGTGGGATTTGATATATCTTCCGATCATGGGACGCTCACATTAAGTATATGATTACAAAAGTATGTCCTAGACTTTACTTTCTTTAGCCCTATTCTCaggggattagtattatctagggacctctgtgatttaggaATTACtccccccacatctgagttttgcgtggcacaTTCACACAGGATAAGCAAAGGCTATGATTTTACTCAAATTTACTGACTTATCTcctggatatgatgtcaagacttgtaaatgtttttttttccgttatagatatagctgtatgaaatcataaacagtcatATGTATCAATGTCATTTTGatagttttatagtaataaaaatagtttcgttcagttagagaacagaaactacaattaaaaactgaagtgaacacagacagcaggagtcttcgtgaaagataaagatagaaatgcgcacaggaaacaaaaaccttgcaaaaattatgtacgatccgcctaatcctggccaaatcacagagatgccgaTTCGCACGAGACTACAATTATCACTGGACCTTGGTGTTCTGAGAAATATGGGAGGTAATTTgtgggggaatttttactttaaaaattacagacatggccgaagCCACCTTATGTACTTTTACTCAATTAATTAAGGACAATCCTACACATAGTTATCTACTACGGCAGCGCAGGACATTTGCCTTGCCCAGGAGTAAAACCAAAAGACATTAACTTTCATTTATCCCACATGCACTTAAATTGCTTTACAAATAACTTTTAGGTGTCTGATTGTATGAAGTCTATTTCTGCTATTTTTTGCTCTGTATTTGGGCTGTATTACCTCACAGAATTAGATAATAATATTATGATGTCAGAATTATTAGATTGTACTTACTCTTTAGATTGTTTTAAACCAGGTATATAATGCTAGTTAATATTTTAGCATAACTACAAGCAAAGCGGAATGCACCAAACATCTACCCAAAGTACTTTGGGCAAGCTTCAGCAGCAAACCTGAACCTGAACCTTTTTACTTGTCTTCAATATGACGAATCTGACCAACTGGGATCAAGAAATATCACGTGTATAATTTTGAGAACAAATGAGAATCTTCTGGTAGCTTAAGCTCCTATTTGGGCAAGTCTGGAGAATCATGACTGTTAATGAAGAGGGAGGGATTATCGTTAATTAGCCAAAATCTGTAGAATACAAAAAAAGACCAAAGGGCAGCATCTCAACAGTGTGACTAGCTGTTGAACAATGGCAGGAAGTTGGTGTGCAGTGCAGTCTCTGGCactttgtgtgtggttttgtgctTTCTGTCATGCTGTTCCACAGTGGAGTAATCTGCCCCAGAATCCTCAAGCTCTGATGTTACAGCAAACTGACCAGCGGCTTCAGAAGCAAGTTGGTcaacagtctcctcagtgggttcaacagcaagctaatcagcaggttcagaaacaagctagtcagcctcctcagtgggttcaacagcaagctagtcagCAGGTTCAGTCTAAGCAGCCAGTGGTGCAGGCAGAGCCCCTTGACAAATGTGCTGTAGCTGATTATGAGCAGATCCAATGTGGCCCAGCTGGTACCAGTGGTGCTGAGTGTGAAGCGCTCAACTGCTGCTTTAATGGACAGCAGTGCTACTATGGGAAGGCAGGTAAGAGTGTTGAGTCAATGTAAAGGTGCTCCTGTTAAACTTCTCTTCAGCAATAACCTGCTCTCTTACCCTGTTCCAGTGACTGTCCAGTGTATAAGAGATGGTCAGTTTGTGGTAGTGGTGGCTAGAGATGTTACTCTGCCTCGATTGAGCCTGGATTCAGTCCGTCTCCTGGGTGGAAACGACCCAccttgcagtcctgtgggatccaCACCTTCCTTTGCTATATACCAGTTCCCTGTCACTGCATGTGGCACGAGCATGATGGTGAGTAGCTGCTTGTGCTTCTGTTCTGCTTAGAATGGACTGGATGCCAACAGTTACTATTTGCAGGAGGATGGTGGATATGTGGTGTACGAAAACCGGATGACCTCCTCGTATGAAGTGGGTGTCGGACCACTTGGTTCCATcacaagggacagccattttgagTAGGTGATTTTTACACTTGTAGCATTTGTCAAGGATTAACATTCATGCTACAAGCTCCCTGTTTGTTGTCCAGGCTTCTCTTCCAGTGTAGGTACTCTGGTACTTCTGTGGAAGCTCTGGTTGTGGAGGTCAACACTGTTCCTGCTCCTCCACCAGTAGCTGCTCCTGGACCCCTCAGGGTGGAGCTTAGACTGGCAAATGGTCAATGTGTCACCAAAGGCTGTGCAGAAGGCAAGTGTCTGTCCAAGTATGGAGGATTTTCTACAAGTTCAGGTTGCAGCAGTTTCTGATTAAATGCTGTGTTCTTCCTCAGGGGACGAGGCGTACACCTCTTACTACAGTGACGCTGATTATCCGGTCACAAAAGTCCTGCGGGAGCCGGTGTTTGTTGAGGTGCGTGTGTTGGAGAGGACTGACCCCAACATTGTCCTGATGCTGGGACGTTGCTGGGCGACATCAACCCCCAGTCCACTCAGTCTACCCCAGTGGGACCTTCTGGTCGACGGGTGAGTAAGGCTGGTCTTCATCCAGCTAGTGTGCTGTAAGGCCTTTCTGACTGCCCCTTTGCCTTTCAGATGCCCTTACCGGGATGACCGTTACCTGACCACACTGGTTCCGGTGGCTGGATCTTCTGGTCTTCAGTTCCCAACCCACTACAAGCGCTTTGTTGTGAAGATGTTCACATTTGTGGATCCAGCATCACTGGCTCCTCTGCAGGAAACCGTATGCTCCACAGCCTTGCCTGAACCCTTAATATTAGTCTTTTTATAGTGGTTTCTGTGGCTTGACCCTTTTCCCCCTCTGTTAGATCTTCATCCACTGTAGTACAGCGGTGTGCCATCCCTCTTCTGGCTCCTGTGAGCAAAGCTGCGCTAGGAAAAGTGAGTGCTTGCTGTAAACTGACTTCAGGAGCCATGAGAACTCTGATTTTAAATTCCCCTCATGATTCTGCCACTTCTTTTCCAGGAAGAGATGCTGACATCAAGACTATCTCTAGTGGTCAAACTGTGGTGTCTAGTGGAGAAGTTACCCTGGTCATGTGACTGTAGGGGTTTTAATAAACTTCTTAACTCCACAACATTGTCTCGTTGGTATCACTTTCAAATGCCCTCAGCTCTTTCATGACTTCTCTATTTGAAAGCTATTTTCCAGTCCAAAAGTACAGCATTGAGCCTGGAATAAAATTGCTTCAACCTGCATTAAATGTCATAATTTGGGATAAAGGACATGACCATTTCAGACTAATCCCAGTAGTAGCTTCCTGGataagactgttccagagtttgtGCTGAATAGGAAAAGAATCAACCACCTGCCGTTGatttgatattctaggtattgtcaactggccagagttaaGACCACAACAGATGTGGACTGTAATGTTTAGAGCTTAAGTACtagggagctaaactatttagtgctttgtaagcaagattttaaaatgtatgcactGTTTAATAGGGAGCTAGTGCAGTGTTGACCAAACCGGGCTAATATGGTCATTCATCCTGGGGTTTTTTTTAAGGACAAACTGCtgtgttttggaccagctgcagtttttttttttttatgcaagcAGGGTAACCACTTAgtaaagcattacaataatctagccttgagctcatgaacatgTGACCTAACTGtgcagcattttgcattgaaagcatgtgccataACTTAGATATACAAACGTGATTCCAAACAAAAATTTGGAACTACAGATTGTGAACACAAAcataatgcaatgatgtggaagtttcaaatttcaatattcaTATCATGGATGACAATTTTTAAtctgaaaatgtataattttaaggtaaaaagttgatttttaaatttcatggcatcaaacCATCtcaaagttgggacaaggctaTACCACTGTGTAACATCCCTTCTTTTTTAAAagtctgcaaatgtctggggaaatttaggaataggaatgttgtcccattcttgtctaatacaggcttctacttgctcaactgtcttaggtcgtCTTCGTTGCGTTTTCCTAttacttgggttgtccttgtcctctttagtccggatggcgtcccagttttccaaaaagaacttcaaatgttGATCCGTCTGACCCCAGAACAGTTTtacactttgccacagtccattttaaatgagccttggcccagaggaaacgcctgcgcttctggatcatgtttagatatggcttcttttttgacctatagagttttagccggcgacggcgaatggcgcggtggattgtgttctccaatgttttctggaagtattcctgagcccatgttgtgatgtccattacagtagcattcctgtgtgtgatgcagtgccgtctaagggctgaagatcacgggcatccagtttggttttgaCACTTATActcagagattgttccagattctctgaatcttttgATGAGATTATGCTCTGTAGATGATAACTtaaaactctttgcaattttacTCTGAAAAACTCATATCTGATATTTCTttgcattgggggaattggtgatcctctgcccatcttgacttctgagagacactgccactctgaccgtggagatccacttttgcgagaCTACTGAAGGGTGATGTGGTGATGCTTCCCCTCATTTATGCGTTGATGGGCGTTCCTCAAGTTTACCACTATGGCTGTGCTTTTGAGCCAGCGGGGAATGAAAAACAAAGGACCCGCAAGAGACTTACCCAGTCTCCATGTGCTCTACTTCAATAACATAGTCACGTCACATTCAACGGATTAAAATGCATAAAGATGGGAATCGGTCAGCTTTTTTGATGCCCAGTATTTTTCCAAATGCaccgctgccttcccggaatgctatgcgggTGCGTTAAAGTCacttgacatcacccataggaataaaatgGAGCACGGCGAGGCAAAAGTTTTGCACAGACAAGTTccttatgtacatttaacttatATGTACGATtaacctgtcccaacttttttggaatgtgtagctctcatgaaatccaaaatgagccaatatgtggcatgacatttcaaaatgtctcactttcaacatttgatgttatctatattctatttgaataaaatataagtttatgagatttgtaaatgattgcattccttttttccACAATTTCTACAGTGTCCTAACATTTTTGCAATCAGGTTTATATTTGTAAGATGGTAGAATGTGGTTatacagatgctagaaatgtggctgtcaaatgaaagattcgtatcaaagagcacacccgggttcctcactgacgactaAGACTTGACAGAACATCTATCAAGAGTGAGACTGTTTACCATGTGCAGAGGGTTTTTTTGTCCAATAATCAGAAAAACATTTGTAAACTCAGTTTTTATCAGAAAATGTTATATCAGCTCTGCATTCCGTTAATTTTgagaattggtaggtttcgtcagggcgtgaggaaatatagagctcaTATAGAGTATAtagagtatcgtcagcataacagtgaaaactaacgccatgtttcttAATGATATAATGATTGTCTTGTAAAGTCCCTCTGCACCCAAGAgtatagcgctacaaccaaccagagcaacgaagaaggagaagcggagctagttgatagattaaacttcgCTAGCTTCTGTTTTTAAGTGGAAGAACTGcggcaactctgccgtcattatgttaagccccgcccaacgACTCTATAcaggatgtgattggcctgaccagagtttgatttttccagctcgcaacggagagttgctagactaccctggctacaaattagatttgctgccactagggtgcgtcttgATTTCTAGGCCAACCCTTATGAAAATAAACCATGTTTTTActacaaataaaaccaaaataaagtgttattgtaGTAATTATATCGTtacatttataatgcacttttctaggcactcaaaatCTCCcgaaccaccaccaatgtgcagcatcaccTGGATGATTGGATAGCAGCCATATAGCGTCAGAACGCccaacacacaccagctgattggtggagaggagaccgagtgatgaagccaatcatatatatacacactctcctaaaggattatcaggagcacacactaatgctgtgtttgaccctttctcctccagaactgccttaattctccgtggcattgatcaacaagctgctgaaagcattctttagaaatgttggcccatattgataggagagcatcttgcagttgatggagatttgtgggatgcacatccagggcacgaagctcccgttccaccacatcccaaagatgctctattgggttgagatctggggactgtggcggccattttagttcagtcaactcattagTACAGTAGTAcagaaaccaatctgaaatgattggagctttgtgacatggtgcattatcctgctggaagtagccatcagagg harbors:
- the LOC137041743 gene encoding zona pellucida sperm-binding protein 4-like isoform X1, whose protein sequence is MAGSWCAVQSLALCVWFCAFCHAVPQWSNLPQNPQALMLQQTDQRLQKQVGQQPPQWVQQQANQQVQKQASQPPQWVQQQASQQVQKQASQSPQWVQQQASQQVQKQASQSPQWVQQQVQSKQPVAQAEPLDKCAVADYEQIQCGPAGTSGAECEALNCCFNGQQCYYGKAVTVQCIRDGQFVVVVARDVTLPRLSLDSVRLLGGNDPPCSPVGSTPSFAIYQFPVTACGTSMMEEGGYVVYENRMTSSYEVGVGPLGSITRDSHFELLFQCRYSGTSVEALVVEVNTVPAPPPVAASGPLRVELRLANGQCVTKGCAEGDEAYTSYYSDADYPVTKVLREPVFVEVRVLERTDPNIVLMLGRCWATSTPSPLSLPQWDLLVDGCPYRDDRYLTTLVPVAGSSGLQFPTHYKRFVVKMFTFVDPASLAPLQETIFIHCSTAVCHPSSGSCEQNCARKRRDADVKTISRGQTVVSSGEVTLVM
- the LOC137041743 gene encoding zona pellucida sperm-binding protein 4-like isoform X2, with the translated sequence MAGSWCAVQSLALCVWFCAFCHAVPQWSNLPQNPQALMLQQTDQRLQKQVGQQPPQWVQQQANQQVQKQASQPPQWVQQQASQQVQKQASQSPQWVQQQASQQVQSKQPVAQAEPLDKCAVADYEQIQCGPAGTSGAECEALNCCFNGQQCYYGKAVTVQCIRDGQFVVVVARDVTLPRLSLDSVRLLGGNDPPCSPVGSTPSFAIYQFPVTACGTSMMEEGGYVVYENRMTSSYEVGVGPLGSITRDSHFELLFQCRYSGTSVEALVVEVNTVPAPPPVAASGPLRVELRLANGQCVTKGCAEGDEAYTSYYSDADYPVTKVLREPVFVEVRVLERTDPNIVLMLGRCWATSTPSPLSLPQWDLLVDGCPYRDDRYLTTLVPVAGSSGLQFPTHYKRFVVKMFTFVDPASLAPLQETIFIHCSTAVCHPSSGSCEQNCARKRRDADVKTISRGQTVVSSGEVTLVM
- the LOC137041743 gene encoding zona pellucida sperm-binding protein 4-like isoform X3 translates to MAGSWCAVQSLALCVWFCAFCHAVPQWSNLPQNPQALMLQQTDQRLQKQVGQQPPQWVQQQANQQVQKQASQPPQWVQQQASQQVQSKQPVAQAEPLDKCAVADYEQIQCGPAGTSGAECEALNCCFNGQQCYYGKAVTVQCIRDGQFVVVVARDVTLPRLSLDSVRLLGGNDPPCSPVGSTPSFAIYQFPVTACGTSMMEEGGYVVYENRMTSSYEVGVGPLGSITRDSHFELLFQCRYSGTSVEALVVEVNTVPAPPPVAASGPLRVELRLANGQCVTKGCAEGDEAYTSYYSDADYPVTKVLREPVFVEVRVLERTDPNIVLMLGRCWATSTPSPLSLPQWDLLVDGCPYRDDRYLTTLVPVAGSSGLQFPTHYKRFVVKMFTFVDPASLAPLQETIFIHCSTAVCHPSSGSCEQNCARKRRDADVKTISRGQTVVSSGEVTLVM
- the LOC137041748 gene encoding zona pellucida sperm-binding protein 4-like isoform X24; this encodes MAGSWCAVQSLALCVWFCAFCHAVPQWSNLPQNPQALMLQQTDQRLQKQVGQQSPQWVQQQANQQVQKQASQPPQWVQQQASQQVQSKQPVVQAEPLDKCAVADYEQIQCGPAGTSGAECEALNCCFNGQQCYYGKAVTVQCIRDGQFVVVVARDVTLPRLSLDSVRLLGGNDPPCSPVGSTPSFAIYQFPVTACGTSMMEDGGYVVYENRMTSSYEVGVGPLGSITRDSHFELLFQCRYSGTSVEALVVEVNTVPAPPPVAAPGPLRVELRLANGQCVTKGCAEGDEAYTSYYSDADYPVTKVLREPVFVEVRVLERTDPNIVLMLGRCWATSTPSPLSLPQWDLLVDGCPYRDDRYLTTLVPVAGSSGLQFPTHYKRFVVKMFTFVDPASLAPLQETIFIHCSTAVCHPSSGSCEQSCARKRRDADIKTISSGQTVVSSGEVTLVM